A stretch of DNA from Chloroflexota bacterium:
TTTAGAGTTATCAATGACAAATAAACGCATCCTCAGTTCCGCCATCGAAGACTATCTCAAAACCATCTACGAACTCGAACTCGGCGCTGGCGCGGTCACGACGATGGCGCTTGCCGGAGCGATGGGCGTCTCCGCCGCGTCGGCGACGAACATGGTCAAGAAACTCGCCGCGATGAAACTCGCGCGCCACGCGCCCTATCACGGCGTCGAGCTAACGCCCGCCGGCGAAAAGATCGCGCTCGAAGTCGTGCGCCATCACCGGCTCATCGAACTATTTCTGCACGAGGCGCTCGGCATTCCCTGGGACCAAGTGCACGCCGAAGCGCACAAACTGGAGCACGTCTTGTCCGACAATCTCGAAGACCACATCGCGAATTTTCTCGGCGACCCGACGACCGACCCACACGGCGACCCGATTCCGACCAAAGCCGGCATCATCGCGCAGACCGCTCAACTCTCGCTCGCTGACCTCACGACC
This window harbors:
- a CDS encoding metal-dependent transcriptional regulator, whose translation is MTNKRILSSAIEDYLKTIYELELGAGAVTTMALAGAMGVSAASATNMVKKLAAMKLARHAPYHGVELTPAGEKIALEVVRHHRLIELFLHEALGIPWDQVHAEAHKLEHVLSDNLEDHIANFLGDPTTDPHGDPIPTKAGIIAQTAQLSLADLTTDTRATIQRVAAQDPARLRYLGELGLVPNANLSVIEQTPFDGPVRARLANGDERVIDRALARQIWVAKETETRSRKPKSKIIKHS